In Mycoplasmopsis maculosa, one genomic interval encodes:
- the rpmJ gene encoding 50S ribosomal protein L36: MKVRASVKRMCKDCRIIKRKGIIRVICQIPKHKQRQG; this comes from the coding sequence ATGAAAGTTAGAGCAAGTGTAAAAAGAATGTGCAAGGATTGTAGAATTATTAAACGTAAAGGAATTATCAGAGTTATTTGTCAAATACCAAAACATAAACAAAGACAAGGATAG
- a CDS encoding adenylate kinase family protein has product MIDNKAKRNIVFMGPPGVGKGTVAAIIAEETGLIHLSTGNIFREEIASKSDLGLKVTQIVESGGYVPDEITNEIVLKKIKSLQKENLGVILDGYPRTIAQGQFLDNIDGFEYAIVELYAPEELILKRLSGRRSCPKCKSSYHIEFMPSAKGDRCEKDDELLITRADDSIENIKNRQAIYKNQTEPLFAYYKEKINIFDASGTPEDIAKQIIKEVIVK; this is encoded by the coding sequence ATGATAGACAATAAAGCAAAAAGAAACATAGTTTTTATGGGTCCTCCTGGTGTAGGTAAGGGTACAGTAGCTGCTATAATTGCTGAAGAAACTGGATTAATTCATTTATCAACAGGAAATATTTTTAGAGAAGAAATTGCTTCAAAAAGTGATTTAGGACTAAAAGTAACACAAATTGTTGAAAGTGGTGGTTATGTGCCTGATGAAATAACAAATGAAATTGTACTTAAGAAAATTAAATCTCTACAAAAAGAAAACTTAGGTGTTATTTTAGATGGATATCCAAGAACTATAGCTCAAGGTCAATTTCTTGATAATATAGATGGATTTGAATATGCTATTGTTGAGTTATATGCTCCAGAAGAACTAATTTTAAAAAGATTAAGTGGTAGAAGAAGTTGCCCAAAATGTAAATCAAGTTATCATATTGAATTTATGCCAAGTGCAAAAGGTGATAGATGCGAAAAAGACGACGAATTACTAATAACAAGAGCAGATGATTCTATTGAAAATATAAAAAACAGACAAGCTATTTATAAAAATCAAACAGAACCTTTATTTGCATATTATAAAGAAAAAATTAATATATTTGACGCATCTGGCACACCTGAAGATATAGCAAAACAAATTATAAAAGAAGTCATTGTAAAATAA
- the map gene encoding type I methionyl aminopeptidase, with product MITIKSEREIELISKSCSILAEVKAVLYDFIRPGISLKELDLIAFNEIIKRGAKPAFKGLYGFPATACISVNQELIHGIPSNYIIKNGDIVKIDLGCDYKGYKSDSAFTKGVGNISETDKLIIDVAKRSFEAGLKAIKPGARVGDISAAIGKVIRENNLYTPIEYCGHGIGKELHEDPYVYNDGKAGTGPLLKDGMVICIEPMILQDSPKVKVLKDKWTVVSRDGKNTSHYEHTVLIKNGKGIVLTKGI from the coding sequence ATGATAACTATTAAAAGTGAAAGAGAAATAGAATTAATTAGTAAAAGTTGTTCTATCCTGGCGGAAGTCAAGGCTGTCTTATATGATTTTATAAGACCAGGTATTTCATTAAAAGAATTGGATTTAATCGCTTTTAATGAAATAATAAAAAGAGGTGCAAAACCAGCTTTTAAAGGTTTATATGGTTTTCCAGCTACAGCATGCATCTCTGTTAATCAAGAATTAATCCATGGTATACCAAGTAATTACATAATCAAAAATGGAGATATTGTCAAAATAGATCTAGGATGTGATTATAAAGGATACAAAAGCGATAGTGCTTTTACAAAAGGTGTAGGAAATATATCTGAAACTGATAAATTGATAATCGATGTTGCTAAAAGAAGTTTTGAAGCAGGTTTAAAAGCTATTAAACCTGGAGCTAGAGTAGGTGATATTAGTGCAGCTATTGGAAAAGTGATTCGCGAAAATAATTTATACACACCAATTGAATATTGTGGACATGGCATAGGTAAAGAATTACATGAAGACCCATATGTTTACAATGATGGAAAAGCAGGAACCGGACCACTATTGAAAGATGGTATGGTTATTTGTATTGAACCAATGATTTTGCAAGATAGCCCAAAAGTTAAGGTTCTAAAAGATAAATGAACAGTAGTTTCTAGAGATGGAAAAAATACATCTCATTATGAACACACAGTTTTAATTAAAAATGGAAAAGGTATTGTACTTACGAAAGGAATCTAG
- the rpsK gene encoding 30S ribosomal protein S11 — translation MAKKIKRKNITNGVAHIHSTNQNTIVTFADELGNVIAWSSSGAIGYKGTKKKTPYAAGLAAQAASEAAKEHGIKSVRVELKGLGAGKDAARKQIEVSGITVTEIKDVTPTPHNGTRPPKRVLKREKARS, via the coding sequence ATGGCTAAAAAAATTAAGAGAAAAAATATTACAAATGGTGTTGCCCACATTCACTCAACTAACCAAAACACAATTGTTACTTTTGCTGATGAATTAGGGAATGTTATTGCATGAAGTTCATCTGGTGCTATTGGTTACAAAGGTACAAAGAAAAAAACACCTTATGCAGCTGGTTTAGCAGCTCAAGCAGCTAGTGAAGCAGCTAAAGAACACGGAATTAAAAGTGTTCGTGTTGAATTAAAAGGATTAGGTGCTGGTAAAGATGCAGCTCGTAAACAAATTGAAGTTTCAGGAATTACAGTTACTGAAATTAAAGATGTTACACCTACACCTCACAATGGTACAAGACCACCAAAACGTGTTCTTAAACGTGAAAAAGCAAGATCATAA
- the rpsM gene encoding 30S ribosomal protein S13: MARILNIEIPNNKRVVISLTYIYGIGLTTAQEICKKANIDENIRVKDLSEEQLSKIREIAKDYQTEGDLRREVQLNIKRLMEIKCYRGIRHRKGLPVRGQSTQSNARTRKGPRKTVAGKKSK; encoded by the coding sequence ATGGCTAGAATTTTAAATATTGAAATACCAAACAATAAACGTGTAGTTATTTCATTAACATACATTTATGGTATTGGTTTAACAACAGCACAAGAAATTTGTAAAAAAGCAAATATTGATGAAAATATCAGAGTTAAAGATTTATCAGAAGAACAATTAAGTAAAATTCGTGAAATTGCAAAAGATTATCAAACAGAAGGTGATTTACGTAGAGAAGTTCAATTAAACATTAAACGTTTAATGGAAATTAAATGCTACCGTGGAATTAGACACCGTAAAGGTTTACCAGTTAGAGGACAAAGTACACAAAGTAATGCTCGTACAAGAAAAGGTCCTAGAAAAACTGTTGCAGGTAAAAAATCTAAATAG
- the infA gene encoding translation initiation factor IF-1: MAKDAIKMKAVVKEAYSSDEYSVELENGMVIKAHISGKMRVNHIRILPGDEVDVELSPYNLQLGRITYRHK, from the coding sequence ATGGCAAAAGATGCTATTAAGATGAAAGCCGTTGTCAAAGAAGCTTATTCTTCTGATGAATATTCAGTAGAATTAGAAAACGGCATGGTTATTAAAGCTCATATTTCTGGAAAAATGCGTGTAAATCATATTCGTATTTTACCAGGCGATGAGGTTGACGTTGAATTAAGTCCTTATAATTTACAATTAGGACGTATTACATACCGTCATAAATAA